A stretch of Rubinisphaera margarita DNA encodes these proteins:
- a CDS encoding SMP-30/gluconolactonase/LRE family protein — protein MELLRSAVRRPLAAAVLIAFSVASAGISQAGEWEQILPDGAKVEKLADGFTFTEGPAWHPNGFLLFTDIPNDRIVKYDGKNTSDFVKPVGRCNGLMCDQQGYIYACQMGEGHVLKMDESGEVLGQLVDTFEGNRMNGPNDLAIDSKGGMYFTDPYYGPDKPLPQPMMAVYYITHNGKVTRIIDDLERPNGVTISPNGKFLYVAEPNKGEVYRYEITAPGKITSKKLLFTGDKSIDGQGGPDGMTHDVHGNLYATYNGIVVLTPDGELLGRIAVPEKPANCTFGGKDNKTLFITARTGLYKVELGLAGLPLAKNGPELPKTAAKSSKGTIVQTVADTKPATKTRDVNLGGLTLSVPESWQQQEPSNRLRLGQFTIPAAEGVEAETELVVFPPFGGSIDDNIGRWVRQFEAEGAEVKLTRGKTEQGEYHMADIAGTYKKPDGPPFLQKTIDAPDHRMLAVIIAIEGQGNYFLKLVGPKETVASAVDDFRASFGAKADSEEEYKLAQ, from the coding sequence ATGGAACTGCTCCGATCTGCCGTTCGTCGCCCCCTGGCCGCGGCTGTCCTGATTGCTTTCTCGGTCGCTTCCGCCGGCATCAGCCAGGCGGGTGAATGGGAACAAATTCTTCCCGACGGCGCCAAAGTCGAGAAGCTGGCCGATGGCTTCACGTTCACCGAAGGGCCCGCCTGGCATCCGAACGGCTTTCTGCTGTTCACCGACATCCCCAACGATCGCATTGTGAAGTACGACGGAAAGAACACGTCGGACTTCGTGAAACCGGTCGGCCGCTGCAACGGCCTCATGTGCGATCAGCAGGGCTACATCTACGCCTGCCAGATGGGCGAAGGCCATGTTTTGAAGATGGACGAAAGCGGCGAAGTGCTCGGCCAACTGGTCGATACCTTCGAAGGCAACCGGATGAACGGTCCGAACGATCTGGCGATCGACAGCAAGGGCGGCATGTACTTCACTGACCCGTACTACGGTCCGGACAAGCCGCTACCTCAGCCGATGATGGCCGTCTACTACATTACACACAACGGCAAGGTCACGCGGATCATCGATGACCTGGAACGCCCGAACGGCGTGACGATTTCGCCGAACGGCAAGTTCCTGTACGTCGCCGAGCCGAACAAGGGCGAGGTCTATCGTTACGAGATCACCGCCCCCGGCAAGATCACGAGCAAGAAGCTGCTCTTCACAGGCGATAAGTCCATCGACGGTCAGGGCGGACCGGACGGCATGACTCATGACGTTCATGGCAACCTGTACGCGACTTACAACGGGATCGTCGTATTGACTCCGGATGGCGAACTGCTTGGTCGGATCGCCGTCCCTGAAAAGCCGGCCAACTGCACGTTCGGCGGTAAAGACAACAAGACGCTGTTCATCACCGCTCGCACCGGCCTGTATAAGGTCGAGCTCGGCCTGGCCGGCCTGCCGTTGGCGAAGAATGGTCCGGAGCTGCCGAAGACAGCGGCAAAGTCCTCGAAGGGAACCATCGTGCAGACGGTTGCGGACACCAAGCCGGCGACGAAAACCCGCGACGTCAATCTGGGTGGACTCACCCTGAGCGTTCCGGAAAGCTGGCAACAGCAGGAACCCTCCAACCGCCTGCGTCTCGGACAGTTCACGATTCCCGCCGCTGAGGGAGTTGAAGCCGAAACCGAACTGGTTGTCTTCCCGCCATTCGGAGGGTCGATTGATGACAACATCGGTCGCTGGGTTCGTCAGTTCGAAGCCGAAGGAGCGGAAGTCAAGTTGACGCGCGGCAAAACCGAACAGGGCGAATATCACATGGCCGACATCGCCGGAACCTACAAGAAGCCGGACGGCCCGCCATTCCTGCAGAAGACCATCGATGCTCCGGACCACCGGATGCTGGCGGTGATCATTGCGATCGAAGGACAGGGAAATTACTTCCTGAAGCTTGTCGGTCCCAAAGAAACCGTGGCCAGCGCGGTCGATGACTTCCGGGCCAGCTTTGGAGCCAAGGCGGACTCGGAAGAGGAATACAAGCTCGCTCAGTAG
- a CDS encoding pyridoxal phosphate-dependent decarboxylase family protein: MSDLTARTSAPAPHASLAGLGSLFLDPGGANLQEVRQLLHQTVDLITGELTEPVSLPPVPLKWSKVSAENLIPGQAVPDSDLLQACRDLVRGSMNPAHPRYLGHMDPLASVSSVMASLVTAAVNNNMLSREMSPIFSDLEQRLLRELAGLFGLPKTAGGMLQSGGTLCNLQALTLARNSHFDIHRTGLSTLKQQPVLFASELCHSSIQKAAMILGLGTSAVIPIHVDANNRMSAEALNKAVQMARKNGQQPFAVVATAGTTVTGNIDPLPEVAEICQQNNLWFHVDASYGGAIIFSDQHRHRLAGIDRADSITFNPQKWCYVTKACALVMFRDEQVLDRHFRISAPYMSLNEAEGERNLGEWGVQGTRAPDIAKWWLTLLQFGRSGLETLVNHSYELTELFLEQIRQRPFLELASTPDMNIFCFRDRRFGADEISLGKANARLQERLLKDDETFFSLPHFRESRWLKAVILNPYTTKADVERIFRFIDDHK; encoded by the coding sequence GTGAGTGATCTGACTGCCCGCACTTCGGCTCCAGCCCCGCATGCTTCGCTCGCTGGTTTAGGCTCCTTGTTTCTCGATCCCGGTGGAGCGAATCTGCAGGAAGTCCGACAGCTGCTGCATCAGACGGTCGATCTCATCACGGGAGAATTGACCGAGCCCGTTTCGCTTCCGCCTGTCCCGCTGAAATGGAGCAAAGTCTCCGCCGAGAACCTGATTCCCGGCCAGGCTGTGCCTGACTCCGATCTGCTGCAGGCATGTCGCGATCTTGTTCGCGGGTCCATGAATCCGGCTCACCCTCGCTATCTGGGCCATATGGATCCGCTGGCCTCCGTCAGCTCCGTCATGGCTTCGCTGGTCACGGCGGCTGTGAACAACAACATGCTCAGCCGCGAGATGTCGCCGATCTTTTCAGATCTGGAACAACGGCTGTTGCGGGAACTGGCCGGACTATTCGGCCTCCCCAAAACCGCCGGCGGGATGCTTCAGAGTGGCGGCACTCTTTGTAATCTTCAGGCGCTCACACTGGCCCGCAACAGTCACTTCGATATTCATCGCACGGGCCTCAGCACCCTCAAGCAGCAACCGGTTCTGTTTGCCTCGGAACTCTGTCACAGCTCGATCCAGAAAGCGGCGATGATTCTCGGCCTGGGAACGAGTGCGGTCATTCCGATTCACGTCGATGCCAATAATCGGATGTCGGCCGAAGCGTTGAACAAAGCCGTGCAGATGGCTCGCAAAAATGGACAGCAGCCGTTCGCTGTGGTCGCGACGGCCGGAACGACCGTCACGGGGAATATCGACCCGCTGCCCGAAGTCGCTGAAATCTGTCAGCAGAACAATCTCTGGTTTCACGTCGATGCCAGTTACGGCGGGGCGATCATCTTCAGCGATCAGCATCGGCATCGTCTGGCGGGCATCGACCGAGCCGACTCGATCACGTTCAATCCCCAGAAATGGTGCTATGTGACCAAAGCCTGCGCGCTGGTCATGTTCCGCGATGAGCAGGTACTCGATCGTCACTTCCGGATCTCCGCTCCTTATATGAGCCTCAATGAAGCTGAAGGCGAACGCAATCTCGGCGAGTGGGGCGTGCAGGGGACACGGGCTCCGGACATCGCCAAATGGTGGCTGACGCTGCTGCAGTTTGGCCGCAGTGGGCTCGAGACGCTGGTCAACCACAGTTACGAACTGACCGAACTGTTTCTCGAGCAGATTCGCCAGCGTCCGTTTCTGGAACTCGCCTCGACGCCCGATATGAACATCTTCTGCTTCCGCGATCGCCGCTTCGGAGCCGATGAGATTTCACTGGGCAAAGCCAACGCCCGCCTGCAGGAGCGGCTGCTTAAAGACGATGAAACATTCTTCTCACTGCCCCACTTCCGCGAATCCCGCTGGCTCAAAGCGGTGATCCTCAACCCCTACACAACCAAAGCCGACGTCGAACGCATCTTCCGCTTCATCGACGATCACAAATAA
- a CDS encoding alpha/beta hydrolase family protein: MRFPLLSLHFFAALSFCFTPVTAQTPTLDSRQQSPSDSWNAIFEHFEVPAKYQGQNGDYRSPLRFNDGTPVKTPEDWAKRREEILNDWHELMGEWPELITDPEVEVLETTERDGFTQHKIRFGWLPEQFTTGYLLIPNDGNEPKPAIVTVYYEPETAIGNGKELRDFASQLAKRGFVTLSLGTTETTEARTYSLYYPSLNEAEVQPLSLLGYAAANAWHVLAKRPEVDSERIGIVGHSYGGKWAMFASCLFDKFACAAWSDPGIVFDDRPSVNYWEPWYLGYHPQPWRRRGVITEDNPAQGLYLELLEAGRDLHELHALMAPRPFLVSGGSEDPPHRWIPLNHTIEVNRLLGYEDRIGMTNRPDHGPSEESNAVIYGFFEHFLQPE; encoded by the coding sequence ATGCGATTCCCCCTGCTGTCCCTCCACTTCTTCGCCGCGCTCTCTTTCTGCTTCACTCCCGTCACGGCTCAAACTCCGACTCTCGACAGCCGCCAGCAATCACCGTCCGATTCCTGGAACGCGATCTTTGAGCATTTCGAAGTTCCCGCGAAATATCAGGGGCAGAATGGCGACTATCGAAGTCCACTCCGGTTCAATGATGGCACACCGGTCAAGACTCCCGAAGACTGGGCCAAACGTCGTGAAGAGATTCTCAACGACTGGCACGAGCTGATGGGCGAGTGGCCCGAGTTGATCACCGATCCAGAAGTCGAAGTTCTGGAGACGACAGAGCGGGATGGGTTTACGCAGCATAAGATTCGATTCGGCTGGCTGCCGGAGCAGTTCACAACCGGATATCTTCTCATCCCCAACGATGGCAATGAACCGAAACCGGCCATTGTCACGGTGTATTACGAGCCGGAGACCGCGATTGGAAACGGAAAGGAACTCCGCGACTTCGCCTCCCAACTGGCGAAACGCGGTTTCGTGACTCTCTCACTTGGCACCACCGAGACGACGGAAGCCAGGACTTATTCGTTGTACTATCCCAGCCTCAATGAAGCCGAAGTGCAGCCGCTCTCGCTGCTCGGCTATGCAGCCGCGAATGCCTGGCATGTTCTGGCAAAACGACCGGAAGTCGACTCCGAACGAATCGGCATCGTCGGTCATTCCTATGGCGGCAAGTGGGCGATGTTCGCCTCGTGTCTATTCGACAAGTTCGCCTGTGCGGCGTGGTCTGACCCCGGCATCGTGTTTGATGACCGCCCCAGCGTGAATTACTGGGAGCCGTGGTATCTGGGGTATCATCCGCAGCCGTGGCGAAGGCGAGGTGTCATCACCGAGGACAACCCGGCTCAGGGTCTCTATCTGGAACTCCTTGAAGCCGGCCGGGATCTGCATGAACTGCATGCGTTGATGGCTCCCCGCCCGTTTCTCGTCAGCGGCGGCTCCGAAGACCCTCCACACCGGTGGATCCCGCTCAATCACACGATCGAAGTCAACCGCCTGCTCGGCTACGAAGACCGTATCGGCATGACCAACCGCCCCGACCACGGACCGAGTGAAGAATCGAACGCGGTCATCTACGGCTTCTTCGAGCACTTCCTGCAGCCGGAGTGA
- a CDS encoding GspE/PulE family protein gives MKLEPILQRILSPSDWEQLQLLTQNQDKRPDEIAVENDMITEDEWLSAVASEFGLEVVNLRNQTIDRDLLAKFPTKTIFRHELLPYARVNGFANVAVGNPAHLEVVDELSTQSGIPLIPVLARRREIAEKIRELLGVGGDTINELVRIQADDDEDIDLLEGLDHESGELAESAQAPSVIRLVNELLVEAVTQKTSDVHIEPHERGIVIRFRVDGMLRIQPVPPEINRFASAIVTRIKIMSRLNIAEKRLPQDGRIKLRVAGREIDVRVSIIPMIHGEGIVLRLLDKDRMVFDLTHVGMPSEIRKPFNELIRLPHGIILVTGPTGSGKSTTLYSALNEIKSPETKIITVEDPVEYHSNGISQIQVHSKIGLTFAAGLRSILRHDPDVILIGEIRDGETAMSAIQASLTGHVVFSTLHTNDAPSAMTRLIDMGVEPYLVASTVEGVLAQRLIRRLCKFCKTPHHPHAEELPIDFRSDLPETLYEAVGCRECSEIGYAGRIGIFELLQNDPEIREMTVNRASAGAIRKHAIKHGMTTLRHCGWNYVREGLTSIDEVLRVTKGDLLG, from the coding sequence ATGAAACTTGAACCGATCCTCCAACGAATCCTGAGCCCGTCCGACTGGGAGCAACTTCAGTTGTTGACTCAGAATCAGGACAAACGCCCCGATGAGATTGCCGTCGAAAACGACATGATCACCGAGGATGAGTGGCTCAGCGCGGTCGCCAGTGAGTTCGGACTCGAAGTCGTCAACCTGCGAAACCAGACCATCGACCGGGATCTGCTGGCGAAGTTCCCCACGAAAACAATCTTCCGCCACGAACTGCTCCCTTACGCCCGCGTCAATGGATTCGCGAACGTCGCGGTGGGCAATCCGGCTCACCTCGAAGTCGTTGATGAACTGAGCACTCAGAGCGGGATCCCGCTGATTCCCGTTCTGGCCCGCCGTCGTGAGATTGCGGAAAAGATTCGGGAACTTCTCGGCGTCGGCGGCGATACGATCAACGAACTGGTTCGTATTCAGGCCGATGACGATGAAGACATCGATCTTCTGGAAGGGCTCGATCACGAAAGCGGGGAACTGGCCGAATCGGCTCAGGCTCCGTCAGTCATCCGGCTCGTGAACGAACTGCTCGTCGAAGCGGTGACTCAGAAAACCAGCGATGTGCACATCGAACCCCACGAGAGAGGAATCGTCATCCGGTTCCGTGTCGATGGCATGCTCCGCATTCAGCCCGTGCCGCCGGAGATTAACCGGTTTGCCTCGGCCATCGTCACCCGCATCAAAATCATGTCGCGGCTCAACATCGCTGAGAAACGACTGCCGCAGGATGGGCGCATCAAACTGCGGGTCGCCGGCCGCGAGATCGATGTCCGCGTTTCGATCATCCCGATGATCCACGGCGAAGGCATCGTGCTGCGTCTACTCGACAAGGACCGCATGGTCTTCGACCTGACGCATGTCGGCATGCCCTCCGAGATCCGCAAGCCCTTCAACGAACTGATCCGCCTGCCGCACGGCATTATTCTGGTGACCGGTCCGACTGGGAGCGGGAAATCGACCACGCTATACAGCGCTCTGAACGAGATCAAATCGCCGGAAACGAAGATCATCACCGTTGAAGATCCGGTCGAGTATCATTCCAATGGAATCAGCCAGATTCAGGTGCATTCCAAGATCGGCCTCACCTTCGCGGCTGGGCTGCGCAGTATTCTGCGTCACGACCCGGACGTGATTCTCATCGGCGAAATCCGAGACGGCGAAACCGCGATGTCGGCCATTCAGGCCTCACTGACCGGTCACGTCGTCTTCAGCACGCTGCACACTAACGATGCCCCCAGCGCGATGACGCGACTGATTGATATGGGCGTCGAACCGTATCTGGTCGCGAGCACGGTTGAAGGCGTTCTTGCTCAGCGCCTGATCCGCCGCCTCTGCAAGTTCTGCAAGACGCCGCACCATCCGCACGCCGAAGAACTCCCGATCGATTTCCGTTCCGATCTGCCGGAAACGCTCTACGAAGCGGTCGGCTGCCGCGAGTGTTCCGAGATTGGCTATGCGGGACGAATCGGGATCTTCGAACTGTTGCAGAACGATCCCGAGATTCGCGAGATGACCGTCAATCGGGCCTCCGCCGGAGCGATTCGCAAGCACGCCATCAAACACGGCATGACGACCCTCCGTCATTGTGGCTGGAACTACGTCCGTGAAGGCCTCACCAGCATCGACGAAGTGCTGCGCGTGACCAAGGGTGATCTCCTCGGGTAG
- a CDS encoding secretin N-terminal domain-containing protein, which translates to MPIKPFLQYCSLVLVTVIGVPVAETLAQPPASESTPAPALSTAEIPAPESTSEAPSAPAMPAEDIGIDDLFDLFQDSPPQQPPAGNSTAPQAPMTSNESADAPAITDGAPKSGPAETLQFNFRYASWEDVLRTLADVAGLTLDMQSTPPGTFSYFDKSPKTPSEAIDILNGYLIQRGYLLVRQNNFLIVANISEGIPATLIPTVDLDELPNRGNNELVRVVFDLEELRAEDLAEDVRSQLGAHGEVTPLGTTNRLIVTGMTGNIRRVDRLLQGSRLAAGAGDLTFRAFILEHIPAADAEPTIRALLGVNNSLGQSSGSGGSSRGSSDPRQQFMEMMAARMRGEGGRDGDRGGDRGRGGPSSSSSSAGTEGTARITLDERTNSLLVAARPADLMIVEQAIKQIDLPSKDGRSAFEDRGGPVLRVYELDDAELDEIAETIMAMVPGVMINEDNRADALHVIATESKQREVKELIDMIANKGPGMEIGLVPLFNLDPDWTMITLQNMFVGENPAPVIQTDLYGQNLVVRGNANHLVQVKGLVLQLTQAAGNQSSIFGVNSGPVRQIPLGGLDPADLLPTLQQMWKSSGRPALEINRPGEEGPERPQANPNPPAVDENSTEYRPGETKTIPVLFQSEEQAAPEDQETVNEEPSDSKPNSAEGPSITIVGDQLILSSENEADLDALQRMLSMLVQQMANKTKWTVIYLRASEAEATAEMLRQLFADIEVTTSKPSVLTFGRGSTPAPTPVTTTQSVRVIPEARSNALYISGPADRIREIEEVLQILDRTDLPESLRDRVARTIPVHYASVEDVAEVLNDIYVDRLPQQSQSRRGGFGGDNDSSTTLVAGELTIGVDANTSQIIVSSNESLFREIEELVQSLDESAREARRTVRIISLDYADADDVQSTLGTLLPKVTFSASSSSNRVSSSRSGSSSRDSSSGSGSPFGSRDSGDRGRSDSGDDSRRRFFEDMMRRRSEGGGDRGGDRGGDRGGSPFGGGFRGFGRD; encoded by the coding sequence GCTCGCTCGTACTCGTCACCGTGATCGGTGTTCCTGTTGCGGAGACGCTCGCTCAGCCGCCCGCCAGCGAGTCCACTCCAGCGCCCGCTCTGAGCACGGCCGAGATACCGGCTCCGGAGTCGACTTCGGAAGCTCCGTCCGCGCCGGCGATGCCCGCCGAAGACATCGGAATCGACGACCTGTTCGATCTCTTCCAGGACAGTCCTCCGCAACAGCCTCCGGCCGGGAATTCGACCGCCCCGCAAGCTCCGATGACTTCGAACGAGTCGGCCGACGCCCCCGCAATTACAGACGGTGCTCCGAAGTCGGGACCAGCGGAGACGCTGCAATTCAATTTCCGGTATGCGTCCTGGGAAGACGTTCTGCGAACCCTCGCCGATGTCGCCGGGCTGACACTCGACATGCAGTCCACGCCGCCGGGAACGTTTTCGTACTTTGACAAATCCCCCAAGACGCCGTCTGAGGCCATCGACATTCTCAATGGCTATCTCATCCAGCGAGGTTATCTGCTGGTTCGTCAGAATAACTTTCTCATTGTGGCCAACATCAGCGAAGGGATTCCCGCAACGCTGATTCCCACGGTGGACCTGGACGAGCTTCCCAATCGTGGCAACAACGAACTGGTCCGCGTCGTCTTCGACCTGGAAGAACTTCGAGCCGAAGATCTCGCCGAGGATGTTCGCAGCCAGCTCGGCGCGCACGGAGAAGTCACGCCTCTCGGCACCACGAATCGGCTGATTGTGACCGGCATGACGGGCAACATCCGCCGGGTCGATCGTCTTCTGCAGGGATCCCGCCTCGCAGCCGGTGCCGGCGATCTGACGTTCCGGGCGTTCATTCTTGAGCACATTCCCGCCGCCGATGCCGAGCCAACAATCCGAGCTCTGCTGGGTGTCAATAATTCGCTTGGCCAGTCCAGCGGAAGCGGGGGAAGCAGTCGCGGTTCTTCGGACCCTCGGCAACAGTTCATGGAAATGATGGCCGCCCGCATGCGGGGCGAAGGCGGACGCGACGGGGATCGTGGCGGCGATCGCGGACGAGGGGGCCCCAGTTCGTCGTCCTCTTCGGCGGGGACCGAAGGAACGGCGCGGATTACGCTCGATGAGCGGACCAACAGTCTTCTCGTGGCGGCGCGGCCGGCCGATCTGATGATCGTCGAGCAGGCCATCAAGCAGATCGATCTCCCCTCGAAAGACGGACGGTCCGCCTTTGAAGACCGCGGCGGCCCCGTGCTTCGCGTCTACGAACTGGATGATGCCGAGCTGGACGAAATCGCCGAGACAATCATGGCGATGGTCCCTGGCGTAATGATTAACGAAGACAACCGCGCCGACGCCCTGCATGTGATTGCCACGGAGTCGAAGCAACGGGAAGTCAAAGAGCTGATCGACATGATTGCGAACAAAGGTCCCGGCATGGAAATCGGACTGGTGCCGCTGTTCAACCTCGATCCCGACTGGACCATGATTACACTGCAGAACATGTTCGTCGGCGAGAATCCCGCCCCGGTGATTCAGACGGACCTGTACGGTCAGAATCTGGTCGTTCGCGGCAATGCAAATCATCTGGTGCAGGTGAAAGGGCTAGTCCTGCAGTTGACTCAGGCCGCCGGCAATCAGAGTAGCATTTTCGGAGTCAACTCCGGTCCGGTCCGCCAGATTCCGTTGGGCGGGCTCGATCCGGCCGACCTGCTGCCGACTCTGCAACAGATGTGGAAATCAAGCGGCCGCCCTGCCCTGGAGATCAATCGTCCCGGTGAAGAAGGTCCTGAGCGACCGCAGGCCAATCCGAATCCTCCAGCCGTGGATGAGAACTCGACCGAGTACCGCCCCGGTGAAACAAAGACGATTCCGGTCCTCTTTCAGTCGGAAGAACAGGCTGCCCCTGAGGATCAGGAGACCGTGAACGAGGAGCCGTCCGATTCGAAGCCGAATTCAGCTGAAGGTCCTTCGATCACGATCGTCGGCGATCAGCTGATTCTCTCCAGTGAAAACGAAGCGGATCTCGATGCTCTGCAGCGGATGCTCTCCATGCTGGTGCAGCAGATGGCCAACAAAACGAAGTGGACCGTCATTTATCTGAGAGCTTCGGAAGCGGAAGCGACTGCCGAGATGCTGCGTCAACTGTTCGCCGACATCGAGGTGACGACCAGCAAGCCGTCCGTGCTGACCTTCGGACGCGGCTCCACTCCCGCGCCTACCCCAGTGACGACCACGCAGTCCGTTCGCGTCATTCCTGAGGCACGCAGCAATGCCCTGTATATCAGCGGTCCGGCCGATCGCATTCGCGAGATAGAAGAAGTCCTGCAGATCCTTGACCGAACCGATCTGCCGGAGTCGCTCCGCGATCGGGTGGCGCGAACCATCCCCGTCCATTACGCCAGTGTCGAGGATGTGGCCGAAGTGCTGAACGACATCTACGTTGACCGGTTGCCGCAGCAGTCGCAAAGCCGTCGCGGCGGTTTCGGAGGGGACAACGACTCGAGTACCACCCTGGTCGCCGGCGAACTGACCATTGGCGTCGACGCCAACACGAGCCAGATTATCGTTTCATCGAATGAATCGCTGTTCCGCGAGATCGAAGAACTGGTGCAGTCGCTGGATGAATCGGCTCGGGAAGCCCGGCGGACCGTCCGCATCATCAGCCTCGATTACGCCGATGCCGACGATGTCCAGAGCACACTCGGTACATTGCTGCCCAAGGTGACCTTCTCGGCCAGTTCGTCGTCGAATCGCGTCAGTTCATCGCGCAGTGGTTCCTCGTCGCGGGATTCCTCGAGCGGTTCGGGATCCCCGTTCGGATCACGTGATTCCGGGGATCGAGGTCGCTCTGATTCGGGCGATGATTCCCGGCGGCGATTCTTCGAAGATATGATGCGTCGCCGTTCAGAAGGGGGCGGCGACCGAGGGGGAGATCGTGGTGGTGATCGCGGTGGTTCTCCATTTGGTGGTGGCTTCCGCGGCTTCGGCCGGGACTGA